GGGGATCAGGAGAAGAACCTGATGAGCCCTTCAAACTATCCCTCTCTTCTTCAGTGCACAATAGAAATCAGACTCATTAGGTGTGAGAGAAGTTCTTTCTAAATGGAGGATGTATAGAGAAATCTTCATGGAGAAGATTCCTGGTCTATGAAGTAAATATTGTCTTCTTCATCCTAGCATGATGGACAACCATATTGCCATAAACCTTGCTATGGAATTCTTTTTGGACCAAAAGGTGAGTTTGGCATAGAATCCTTTTCAGCTTATTGGGAGGGGGAAATGGATGTGGGAGAGAATCACTTTGAAGTGAActttaaatccttttctctgcACTTTTCCTGGGAGACAGTCCTGTTCTCAGCAAGTAAAGGGACATTCCCATTCCCTCCCTGACTGAATATCCTGAGCTTCCTACCCAATTATAAGTCTTCTTTGAAATCTGACCCCCTGTCCTGCCCTAATGATCCCATCTTCTTCTCTGTACTGGTTCAACAGGAGTGAACACTGGGGCAGTGGGGAGCTACATCTATGACAAAGATCCTGAAGTTAAGGACCAGCCTTAGGAGGTCCTGACCCTCCCAGTGACGTCCAGCCTCTTATTCCCAATTCTTCTAGGACAATAAGCACATCCCACTATTGCCTACACAAAAAATTTTGTTCTAGGGGGTACAAATAatttggcttttctttgtatGAGAGGGAATTCTTGAGGATTCCCCAGAATTGCTGAGATCTATCTGGTGCTCCTCTTCCTCCATTCTCACTGTGTCTCCtactacttctctctctctctctctgtctctctctctctctctctctctctctctctctctctctctctctctccaacctGTTTTGATATACCTCCTCCTCACCTCCCTTTCTGATCATCACTCTCCCTGATCTTGTCTCTATTTCCAATActccttttttctcattctctttctttttgtctctaagAGTCCTACTATCTATATTCCACAACCACTACCACCCAGTATCCTAGACTTCATATTCATTTATGGAAAGATATGGGTTCTGCTTTGCCTAAAGACAAATCTTTTGTCCCACACAGTGTTACTAAACAGCCTGTGGCAGAATGTTTATTCAGAACCTTCTGCCCTCATTTCCCAATAATGCACCATAGGTCCTATGGCTTGGCCACTTATACCTTCACATTTAACCAAACACTAAAGCTGCTTTGACTTTTGCTGTCAATAAAGGTTTTGAAAATCTAAATCTGCCTGGTTTTCTGTGTCCAGGTATGGACTATTCATTCCTTGCAATGTCTTTGGAAGTGGGAGGATGCCCTTTCTGTACACCTAGGTGATCTTTCTATAGGAGAAAGACAGCAAATTCATCCATCCATGCATCCTATGTGTTTAGCACTAGGtatacaaaattagaaaataatagttCCAAATCTCAGGGAACTTCCAGCCCAGTAGTGATGATACAACATATACACAActgttatataaagaaaaatttgatagaCAAGTCAAATAAATCAGCAAGATGAACTATTTATAGCTGTATACTGTGAAAGAAGCTGCTAAGTTGGGCCTCGATagtaaaaaattatacatttcagCAGGTAGAGATGAGAACTAACTGGAGTGGAAAAGGGCAAGGGTGAGATCAATGTACATTTTAGACTACTCTCCTTAAGCCCTCTTATGCTAAAATTCTTTTTGGAAGTGACCTTACTGACTTAACTGGAAGATAAgaacaagagagacagacaagaatGATTTGGGGTTTTggattaagaaggtaaaaatgggggcagctaggtggcgcagtggatagagcactagtcctgaattaaggaggacccgagttcaaatctgatctcagacacttaacacttcctagctgtgtgacctgggcaagtcacttaaccccagcctcagaaaaaaaaaaaaaaagaaaagaaagaaagaaaaaacaaaaacaaaaacattgatggggggcagctaggtggcgcagtggatagagcaccagccctgaattcaggaggactggagttcaaatctggtctcagacacttaacacttcctggcctCAAaaaaccccagcctcaaaaaaaaaaaaagaaggtaaaaatggtGAGAGGACAAAGGATATCTTTACTAAACAAATTAAAAGGTTGCATCTAAACTCAAATGAAGCCAGTTTTGAGGTGATGCAGTAGAAGACAAGAGAGAGATAATAGCTGGAGGTTTCTATGAGAAAAGTAGATTTGGGGTAGTTGAAAAGTTGGAAAGACATCTTAATAAGGAGACATGACAAGGGTTCAGGACATTGGAGGTAGAATACTTTTTCATGATGATACAGGATAAAAACAGTGTTGAATTTCCTATTTGTATCTCCAGGTATCCTGTTAGTAGCTGAGGAAACTAGAATATTCTTAAGGTAAACCACATAAATATTAGTTGCCAGCCTAAGTGATGGCAAAAATTAAGGAGTGGAAAAAGCCTGTggtcattgaggaaaataaaggagCATCCCATGGTAGCTGAAAATGAACAGTACTAGCTATAATTTGGTggaataaactttaaaatttgctAAATAGAAAGGGGAAAGTCTGGAAGTGATAGTAGTGTGCAACAAGTTTGACCTTATTATTCCAGGGACATGATGTGGCCAGCAttgaaagaggcaaaggaaagccAGGTTTCATTTAGTTCTACAATGTCAAGAAAATGtaacaacatagttttttcaccttttttgttgttgtttgctttttgtttctttttttcatttttttccctttttctgatttttcttgtgaaacatgataaatatggaaaaatatatagaagaaatgtACATGTTTGACACATTGAAtcatttgctgtctaggggagtagggtagaggaagggagggagaaaaacttgtaacaaggtttgcaagggtgaatgttgaaaactatctttgtatatattttgaaaacaaaaagctattactaaaaaaaatttgaaaataaaatatatggagaacttgTAAGGATACTAGTCATTCTTTAATTGGTAGGGTCAATTGAGGAGCCAagaagtggtcaaaggatatgaaaaggaaaatttcagattaagaaatttaaactatgttgtcatatgaaaaatgctccaaaccactattaattaaagaaatgaaaatttaaacaactctgaggtaccactccacacctatcagattaggtaacatgacagaaaaggaaaatcataaaggttgaagaagatgtagaaaaaattggaatcctaatgcattgttggagttgtgagctcatccaaccattctggaaagctatttggaattatgcccaaaagactataaaacagatccagaaataccactaataagtttatatcccaaagagataataaaaagaaaaaaagatccatatatacaaaaacatttatatgatGGAAAGACCATTTATATGGTCTTTTTATGgtggaaaaaaaagttagaaatttaAGGGATACCCATTGAAGGTGGAATGGTcgaacaagttgtaatatataaatgtaatggaattctaTTGGGCTATAAGAAAGGGTAAGCAAGCAGACTTCAAAaatatctggaaagatttacataaactgatgctgaatgaagtaagcagaatcccatcattgtacacagtaacagcaacatttgTATGACAACCAACTTAGTTCTTCTTAGCATtgtaatgatccaaaacaattcaaaGGGACTTATGATAGAAAGTGCTGACCATTTctggaaaaagaactgtggagtctaaatgcagattaaagcctattacttttactttttttgtatttttcttgtggtttttcttttttgattctgaatcttctttcacaatatgattaatgtggaaatatgtttaatatgattgtttaTAACTTGTATTAGATtgcctgctgtcttggggaaggaggagattaagagagggagaagaatttggaactcataatcttacaaaaatgaaagttgaaaattatctctacatgtaattggagaaaataaaatactatta
The DNA window shown above is from Sminthopsis crassicaudata isolate SCR6 chromosome 2, ASM4859323v1, whole genome shotgun sequence and carries:
- the CRIP2 gene encoding cysteine-rich protein 2 isoform X2; this encodes MCPRCNKRVYFAEKVTSLGKDWHRPCLRCERCGKTLTPGGHAEHDGQPYCHKPCYGILFGPKGVNTGAVGSYIYDKDPEVKDQP